TACTTAACAGATGTCCTTGTCCCAGTTGGTGTAGGTCGTGTCGAAGGCATTTGCGACGAAGCACTCTGCCGCAGCACGGTCGCATTGACAAACGGCTTCGCGGCAATAGGGCCACGGGCTAAAATACCCATAGTCCTCGGCCCTcgctataaaacaaaattggaaagAAACAAGAATGTTACATTACTTGGgtgaaattaaataaacatttttacgTAAACCTTGAATTCATTATTATAATGGACAATGTAGACTGTTTGAAGAGctgtcaattcctaccttcagcaaCCCCAAGTTCTCTTCTCCCTAAATAATTGTGCTTCGTGTGTAGCTCCATTCGTTTGGGCCGAACTTCCATTAATGTTATGTTTTTAACAGACATTTATTTGACGTAGGAAGGCTAACGTGGACGATTGGTGGCGCACTAAATTGTGAGTCGACTACTATAACAAAGTTTTGGTTGGAAAAGTATTATTCGATCTATAATTTATTGACCTTAggttgcgctctctccaggaccagcttGTTCGATAGCGCACAACAAAACCACAATTCCGGTAAGTAATTTAATATTATgaacactaaaaataaatttaaactaTGAAAATTAATCCATCCGAAAACAATCAAATGCGAAAACAAAATCCATAAAAGAGTTTATAAAAAGTTACTTTCATAACTATAACGTATGTTAGCTTACCAAAGGTAACGCGGGCATTGGGTGATTTGCAGTCATACTTGGAGGTTATGTATACAGCAATGTACACATACTCGTCTAATGGACAGCGTCCACCTGCCATCACTGCGTCATAGCATCTGTCGTGGATCATACAACACctacaaaacacaacacaacattTCAACCTCGTCTccatggtgttttttattttcaaccTTTTTTGCAATAGTAAACCTTGGGATGGAAACTCCTTTACTTGGACCCTGATTGGACAACGACTTTACAATCTTAGAATATGTTCCATATTCATAGGTACAGCCAACCGCCGGCAACCAACAATGTACAAACAAGCTATGAAATCTGGTACCGTACTACGAGTTTATGACGAAGATGCGAATTTCGAAAAGTAGCCAGACTATTTGAATTTGCATACATATTAAAACATTTCGGATGCAAACGATCCAATACCAGGGTGAGAGAGCGGTCAACCTTCCCTTGTAACCGCTCGACACACCCTTGGGACGAGGTTGACAGCATTCGGAATACTTCAGTTTAGCTATAAACTTAGCCTCATATGTAGGACTtttcctctgtgctgtacacaAATACACTGTAGTATAAAATGAACGTGTAAGGCTGCCAGAGGGCTCGATGTAGACCTTCAatgtttaattcaattcaattcgattcGATACGATTCGATTCGATTCGATTCGATTcgatttaattcaattcaattcaattcaattcaattcaattcaattcaattcaattcaattcagtttaattcaattcagttcaattcaattcagttcaattcaattcaattcaattcaaatcaattcggTTTAATTTTTCATGCTAACATTGACAAATTAGACATAACAATGAGTATACCTTTGAAGCGACGGATGCCACATAACTCGGCAATAAAATGTATAGAAATTTCTAAATGTGAGAGTTTTCTGTCTTTTAAAGGACGGTACTGGATATTAGATGTAAAAGTAAACTAATGGTGCGAGTGTTTGCTTGCTTTTTAAACCCACAACGATCGATGGGTAggttatgttcttttgaaaacttgtcaTGCTGTTCTTATGTTTATTGCCTTGCTGTATATtttactaccgcagagtagaatTTTTtaaattcgggagacttctgtAATATTTTAGGAGTACAGTAGGCCTAACAACAAAGAATCCTTACTCGTCAGTTCCATCTAGCGGAGTGCCTTTCCCGCCGATTCCGCACCAGCAACCGTACCCTTCGTAGTCCAAAAAGGAGGTGAGGAAAGACCGTTCCGTAAGGCATTGAATCATGTCACCAAACTGGACCAGATTAGTCGTATGGATGGATGCCGCCGCTATAGTAAAGCATAATGGGGAATGTATCAAAGaatgtgaaaaataaaaaggggcTGTTCTGGTTACTTTTTAGCAGGGCCTCATTAAAATGCATTTCACTCTGttttaacgtagtttttgaagcCGGTAACTcgtgttattaaaaaaaaaacgggtgTTTTggatttcattattctcttgcaacttcttcgaccaattgaacccaaattttcacagatggtTTTGCGTGTCAAAAAATAAGATAATACCTAATAAATACACACTAACAATTTACAATACCAAAACAATACATCGAAATCTGTAAACATTATGAATAGTATAACAATAGTAATAGCGATGGGGTTCATTAAAGATTAATGATGACGGATATCGACTTGTACTAACCTGCGAAGGCGACAGTGGCAAACAAGCACAACTTTCCAAAAGTTGTCATTTTCACGCTGGCTATGGAGAAGCAAGCAGATCTAAAATCAAGTCTAACCGTCGAGTGCTAAGAGTCAGCAGTGAATGTTGGTCTCATGTTATTTTGCTTAAACTTTAATACCCTTTCGCAAAAAATCTAGAACAAAtccaataaaataacaatttttttttcagagaccAGCGCTTAAGTTTCAACCCTCACATTGCGTCAATGCAGGATGTAACAAGGACTTTATACTTTGTAAAAACTACCTTTCATAAATACCTGGGGCAGTTTCTCCATTGtgattggttgagaggacaTCACATTCGGGTGCTTACACGGGTGATATAAACACAGCCAGACGTGTTTAAACACAGTTAACCCATTTGTGGCCCCTGGATCAGAATACGGAGTATTAATGAATTTTGgatttctgacgtcataacatTGTTCATCACTTACAATTTAACCGAacaagattttgaggtctcgaaatcaagcatctgaaagcgcacaacttcgtgtgacaagggtgttttttctttctctcgcaacttcgatgtccaattgagctcaaattttcacaggtttgttattgtatgcatgttgttaagatacaccaagtgagaagactggtctttgacaattaccaagagtgtccagtgtctttaatataaaagagtgaaaagccACTCGTCGGAATTTTTTTAAGGCGCTGATATGTACAACCAACCCACAGTTGGTACGCACGGCAGACTAATAAAACAATGGCATTACCAAAacgattaaaaaagaaaaggaaaccaGCAACTTACAAAGACAACAGTCGAAACATTCTGTGTACAGTAACAATTAACAACATCGAAGCCTATCAAAGGGTGATGGCAAAATGAAGTTAGATAAAGCATAATCGCAAGGCATAATTCGTAAGTGAAATGAATCAGTACAATAAAGTAAGATTCGGCCGAATAGAATATTTAAAGAAATACAATTAAGTTTGCTCAATTACCCCGGGAGTGCTCGGAAAGTCCGGCGCTCATCGCCGGTAGGTAGCCTTCGGTAGAACGGTAGTACATCACAGTGAaaagtgacacttgtgttcttgagcaggATGCtttactttaattgcttctcttcctACAGGAGTTTGGTTATCGTAAAATGTGCGATAAGACCAAAGAATCAAATATTAACAGACTACAGCAACAAAAAGTATATCAGAAGTCCCTCCAGTAGACTTtactcaagtcccaatctcgTGCGAGTGCTTTAACTTTCAGACCCATCGCCTACCATCAGAAAACTCCCCCAACCATTTCGACGGCGGattagggacctctcgcacgatcgagaacgggacttgaatcaagtctataaattgttattttaccCTTGACAAAAATGCTGGTTACTTTTGACCGATATAGTTAGAGAAGTGGAACTTCATTATAATCAGGGTCACAAAGGAGTCAGTCGTGACTCTTATTAGGACGTCGACGACGACATGTCTGTAAATAAAGCGGGTGCCTCTTTTTCAGTGCATTTTTAGTGTTTTCGTTTCTTATGGTATGGTGtggttagtgtttttttttttttagcagctTTTGTTTGTCTTATGGCTTTGGaaattaaacacatttactggtttttaaaggcagtggacactattggtaattactcaaaataattattagcataaaaccttatttggtaacgcatactggggagaggttgataatataaaacattgtgagaaacggctccctctgaagtaacgtagttttcgagaaagaagtaattttccacgaatttgatttcgagacctcaagtttagaatttgaggtctcgaaatcaagcatatgaaagcacacaatttcgtgtgattaaggttttttgtttttttcattcatatctcgcaactttgacgaccaattgagctcaaattttcacaggtttgttattttatgcatttgtttagatacaccaagtgataattaCGAATTTACTTTTGGATTCAATACGAATATAC
The sequence above is drawn from the Asterias amurensis chromosome 13, ASM3211899v1 genome and encodes:
- the LOC139945923 gene encoding phospholipase A2 AP-PLA2-II-like; protein product: MTTFGKLCLFATVAFAAAASIHTTNLVQFGDMIQCLTERSFLTSFLDYEGYGCWCGIGGKGTPLDGTDECCMIHDRCYDAVMAGGRCPLDEYVYIAVYITSKYDCKSPNARVTFARAEDYGYFSPWPYCREAVCQCDRAAAECFVANAFDTTYTNWDKDIC